The following are encoded in a window of Massilia sp. R2A-15 genomic DNA:
- the cysD gene encoding sulfate adenylyltransferase subunit CysD, producing the protein MNTITDTPNVLTDVNARHLDALESEAIHIMREVAAECANPALLFSGGKDSVVLLRLAEKAFRPGKFPFPLVHIDTGHNFAEVIEFRDKRVAELGERLIVGSVEDSIKRGTVRLRNPATDSRNAAQAVTLLETIAEHGFDACIGGARRDEEKARAKERIFSFRDEFGQWDPKAQRPELWDLYNTRVHPGENMRVFPISNWTELDVWLYIQREQLALPPIYFAHERQVIPRNGLLVPLTDLTPPREGETVETQVVRFRTVGDISCTCPVSSNASTVDAIIAETAITQITERGATRMDDQTSEASMEKRKKAGYF; encoded by the coding sequence ATGAACACAATCACCGACACCCCGAACGTACTGACCGACGTGAATGCGCGCCACCTCGATGCGCTCGAATCCGAAGCGATCCACATCATGCGCGAAGTCGCGGCCGAATGCGCCAACCCCGCCCTGCTGTTCTCGGGCGGGAAGGACTCGGTGGTGCTGCTGCGCCTGGCCGAGAAGGCCTTCCGCCCCGGTAAATTCCCGTTCCCGCTGGTGCACATCGACACCGGCCACAACTTCGCCGAAGTCATCGAATTTCGCGACAAGCGCGTGGCGGAACTGGGCGAGCGCCTGATCGTCGGCTCGGTCGAAGACTCCATCAAGCGCGGCACGGTGCGCCTGCGCAATCCGGCCACCGACTCACGCAACGCGGCGCAGGCGGTGACGCTGCTCGAGACGATCGCCGAACACGGCTTCGACGCCTGCATCGGCGGCGCCCGCCGCGACGAGGAAAAGGCGCGCGCCAAGGAACGCATCTTCTCCTTCCGCGACGAATTCGGCCAGTGGGATCCGAAGGCCCAGCGCCCCGAACTCTGGGACCTGTACAACACCCGCGTGCACCCGGGCGAGAACATGCGCGTGTTCCCGATCTCCAACTGGACCGAGCTCGATGTCTGGCTCTACATCCAGCGCGAGCAGCTGGCGCTGCCGCCGATCTACTTCGCCCACGAGCGCCAGGTCATCCCGCGCAACGGCCTGCTGGTGCCGCTGACGGACCTCACGCCGCCGCGCGAAGGCGAAACGGTCGAGACCCAGGTCGTGCGTTTCCGCACCGTCGGCGACATCTCCTGCACCTGCCCGGTGTCGTCGAACGCATCGACGGTCGACGCGATCATCGCCGAAACCGCGATCACCCAGATCACCGAGCGCGGCGCCACCCGGATGGACGACCAGACCTCCGAAGCCTCGATGGAAAAACGCAAGAAAGCAGGATACTTCTGA
- a CDS encoding phosphoadenylyl-sulfate reductase produces the protein MNDLNALVAATQATLQRIARDFTPAVFASSLAAEDMVLTDLILKAGLPIGIFSLDTGRLHPETLAVLDAVKERYGYDIELYHPNAQAVDSYVAENGLNAFYDSVDMRRECCRIRKVEPLGRALAGNKAWITGQRRAQSTTRAELAVEEIDAAHGMTKFNPLADWSEQDVWDYIRANDVPYNALHDQGFPSIGCAPCTRAVQPGEDVRAGRWWWENPDSKECGLHMVDGKLIRIKSVAA, from the coding sequence ATGAATGATCTGAACGCCCTTGTCGCCGCCACCCAGGCCACCCTGCAGCGCATCGCGCGCGACTTCACGCCGGCGGTATTCGCATCGAGCCTGGCCGCCGAAGACATGGTGCTGACCGACCTGATTCTGAAGGCCGGCCTGCCGATCGGGATCTTCTCGCTCGACACCGGCCGCCTGCACCCCGAAACGCTCGCCGTGCTGGACGCGGTGAAGGAACGCTACGGCTACGACATCGAGCTGTACCACCCGAACGCGCAGGCGGTCGACAGCTACGTGGCCGAGAACGGCCTGAACGCCTTCTACGACAGCGTGGACATGCGCCGCGAGTGCTGCCGCATCCGCAAGGTCGAGCCGCTGGGCCGCGCCTTGGCCGGCAACAAGGCCTGGATCACCGGCCAGCGCCGCGCGCAATCGACCACGCGCGCCGAACTGGCGGTCGAAGAAATCGATGCGGCGCACGGCATGACCAAGTTCAATCCGCTGGCCGACTGGTCGGAGCAGGATGTGTGGGACTACATCCGCGCCAACGACGTGCCGTACAACGCGCTCCACGACCAGGGCTTCCCGTCGATCGGCTGCGCGCCGTGCACGCGCGCCGTGCAGCCGGGCGAGGATGTGCGCGCCGGCCGCTGGTGGTGGGAAAACCCGGACTCGAAGGAATGCGGCCTGCACATGGTGGACGGCAAACTGATTCGCATTAAATCCGTGGCTGCCTGA
- a CDS encoding DUF934 domain-containing protein translates to MLETNTRIIKGREVVADDWSVLRLDENDAPESAVVPEGKVIVPLAVWQSQRESLAGRADLGVWIGADERPETLKGELDNFAVVAVDFPKFTDGRGYSIAFNLRKRLGYTGELRAIGDVLRDQLFSMHRVGFDAFATRPDRSIEDALKGLTDFSETYQASVDQDLPLFRRHQRDVRVESTDVGYGI, encoded by the coding sequence ATGCTTGAAACGAACACCCGCATCATCAAGGGCCGCGAGGTCGTCGCCGACGACTGGAGCGTGCTGCGCCTGGACGAGAACGACGCGCCGGAAAGCGCCGTCGTCCCCGAAGGCAAAGTCATTGTGCCGCTCGCGGTATGGCAATCGCAGCGTGAATCGCTGGCCGGCCGCGCCGACCTGGGAGTGTGGATCGGCGCCGACGAGCGTCCCGAAACGCTGAAGGGCGAACTGGATAACTTCGCCGTCGTCGCGGTCGATTTCCCGAAATTTACCGACGGGCGCGGCTATTCGATCGCGTTCAACCTGCGCAAGCGCCTCGGCTACACCGGCGAGCTGCGCGCCATCGGCGACGTGCTGCGCGACCAGCTGTTCTCGATGCACCGCGTCGGCTTTGACGCCTTCGCCACCCGCCCCGACCGCAGCATCGAAGACGCGCTGAAGGGCCTGACCGACTTCTCCGAAACCTACCAGGCTTCGGTGGACCAGGACCTGCCTTTGTTCCGCCGCCACCAGCGCGACGTGCGGGTCGAATCGACCGACGTCGGCTACGGCATCTGA
- a CDS encoding nitrite/sulfite reductase, with protein MYRYDQYDHLIVRERIAQYRDQVRRRLSDELTEAEFLPLRLQNGLYMQRHAYMLRIAVPYGLLASKQMRMFAHIARKYDRGYGHFTTRQNIQFNWIELENTPDILTDLASVEMHAIQTSGNCIRNTTSDPFAGVAADEIIDPRPFAEILRQWSTFHPEFIALPRKFKVAINGAEEDRAAIAVHDIGLTMVRNEAGEVGFKFMAGGGMGRTPILGSVIRDFLPWQHMLTYTEAVMRVYNQYGRRDNKYKARIKILLKALGVEEFTRQVEAEWADLKDNAETLTAEELARVSAYFTAPPYADLPNVDPAAGNEDNKAFANWMKRNLHPHKVPGYSAVVLSLKKTGVPPGDATAAQMDFMADLADRYSFGELRVTHEQNIVLADVEQRRLFELWTEIKAKGLATPNIGLLTDIICCPGGDFCSLANAKSLPIAAAIAERFDNLDFQHDIGDIELNISGCINACGHHHVGSIGVLGVDKDGAEWYQVSIGGAQGNAPAIGKIIGPSFSALQMPEVIDRLLQVYVRERYEDERFVDTAQRLGIAPFKDHVYATPINSSGTVGEDHYA; from the coding sequence ATGTACCGTTACGACCAGTATGACCACCTCATCGTGCGCGAACGCATCGCCCAGTACCGCGACCAGGTGCGGCGCCGCCTTTCCGATGAGCTGACCGAAGCGGAGTTCCTGCCGCTGCGCCTTCAGAACGGACTGTACATGCAGCGCCACGCCTACATGTTGCGCATTGCCGTGCCCTACGGCCTGCTGGCGTCGAAGCAGATGCGCATGTTCGCCCACATCGCGCGCAAGTACGACCGCGGCTACGGCCACTTCACCACGCGCCAGAACATCCAGTTCAACTGGATCGAGCTGGAAAACACGCCCGACATCCTGACCGACCTGGCTTCGGTCGAGATGCACGCGATCCAGACTTCCGGCAACTGCATCCGCAACACCACGTCCGACCCGTTCGCCGGCGTCGCGGCCGACGAGATCATCGATCCGCGTCCGTTCGCCGAAATCCTGCGCCAGTGGAGCACCTTCCACCCCGAATTCATCGCCCTGCCGCGCAAGTTCAAGGTCGCCATCAACGGCGCCGAAGAAGACCGCGCCGCGATCGCCGTGCACGACATCGGCCTGACGATGGTGCGCAACGAGGCGGGCGAAGTTGGCTTCAAGTTCATGGCCGGCGGCGGCATGGGCCGCACCCCGATCCTGGGCAGCGTGATCCGCGACTTCCTGCCGTGGCAGCACATGCTGACCTACACCGAAGCTGTCATGCGCGTGTATAACCAGTACGGCCGGCGCGACAACAAGTACAAGGCGCGCATCAAGATCCTGCTCAAGGCGCTGGGCGTGGAGGAATTCACGCGCCAGGTCGAAGCCGAATGGGCCGACCTCAAGGACAACGCCGAAACCCTGACGGCCGAGGAACTGGCGCGCGTTTCGGCCTACTTCACCGCGCCGCCCTACGCCGACCTGCCGAACGTCGATCCGGCCGCCGGCAATGAAGACAACAAGGCTTTCGCTAACTGGATGAAGCGAAACCTCCATCCGCACAAGGTCCCGGGCTACAGCGCCGTCGTGCTGTCGCTCAAAAAAACCGGCGTGCCGCCGGGCGACGCGACCGCCGCACAAATGGATTTCATGGCCGACCTGGCCGACCGCTACAGCTTCGGCGAACTGCGCGTCACGCACGAGCAGAACATCGTGCTGGCCGACGTCGAGCAGCGGCGCCTGTTCGAACTGTGGACCGAAATCAAGGCCAAGGGCCTGGCCACGCCGAACATCGGCCTCCTGACCGACATCATCTGCTGCCCGGGCGGCGACTTCTGCTCGCTGGCCAACGCCAAGTCGCTGCCGATCGCCGCGGCGATTGCCGAACGTTTCGACAACCTCGACTTCCAGCACGACATCGGCGACATCGAACTGAACATCTCCGGCTGCATCAACGCCTGCGGCCACCACCATGTCGGCTCGATCGGCGTGCTGGGCGTGGACAAGGACGGCGCCGAGTGGTACCAGGTGTCGATCGGCGGCGCCCAGGGCAACGCGCCGGCCATCGGCAAGATCATCGGCCCGTCGTTCTCGGCGCTGCAAATGCCCGAGGTGATCGACCGCCTGCTGCAGGTGTACGTGCGCGAGCGCTACGAAGACGAGCGCTTCGTCGACACCGCCCAGCGCCTGGGCATCGCGCCATTCAAGGACCACGTGTACGCCACGCCGATCAATTCCAGCGGCACCGTCGGGGAAGACCACTATGCTTGA
- a CDS encoding CysB family HTH-type transcriptional regulator: MNLHQLRFVREAVRQNYNLTDAAKALFTSQPGVSKAIIELEEELGVDIFTRHGKRIRGLTEPGRLVLESVELIMQEIDSLKRIGKEYAAQDSGSFTIATTHTQARYILPKVVQGFMLKYPKVRLSLLQGNPKQIADMVKSDQADLAIATESIASVDGLITLPCYQWEHVVVVAPDHPLLKSKAVSLEEIATYPLITYDTAFAGRNKIDHAFGLRGLKPDVLLEAIDADVIKTYVELGMGIGIIAGMAFDAERDKNLRAIPVGHLFGMNVSRVAVKQGAYLRSYVYTFIELLAPTLNRKMVESAMNGAKETYEL; encoded by the coding sequence ATGAACCTTCACCAACTGCGCTTCGTCCGCGAAGCCGTACGCCAGAATTACAACCTGACCGACGCGGCCAAGGCGCTGTTCACGTCGCAGCCAGGCGTGTCCAAGGCCATTATTGAGCTGGAGGAGGAACTCGGTGTTGATATCTTCACAAGGCATGGCAAACGCATTCGCGGCCTGACCGAGCCCGGCCGGCTGGTGCTCGAATCGGTCGAGCTGATCATGCAGGAGATCGACAGCCTCAAGCGCATCGGCAAGGAATACGCGGCCCAGGACAGCGGCAGTTTCACCATTGCCACCACGCACACCCAGGCGCGCTACATCCTGCCCAAGGTGGTGCAGGGCTTCATGCTGAAGTATCCGAAGGTGCGCCTGTCTTTGTTGCAGGGCAATCCGAAGCAGATCGCCGACATGGTCAAGAGTGACCAGGCCGACCTGGCCATTGCCACCGAGTCGATCGCCAGCGTGGACGGGCTGATCACCTTGCCGTGCTACCAGTGGGAGCACGTCGTCGTGGTGGCGCCCGACCATCCCCTGCTCAAGTCGAAGGCGGTGTCGCTGGAGGAAATCGCCACCTATCCGCTGATCACCTACGACACCGCGTTCGCCGGGCGCAACAAGATCGACCACGCGTTCGGCCTGCGCGGCCTGAAGCCGGACGTGCTGCTCGAGGCGATCGACGCGGACGTCATCAAGACCTATGTCGAGCTGGGCATGGGGATTGGTATCATAGCGGGCATGGCGTTCGACGCCGAGCGCGACAAGAACCTGCGCGCCATCCCGGTCGGCCACCTGTTCGGCATGAATGTGTCGCGGGTGGCGGTCAAGCAGGGCGCCTACCTGCGCAGCTATGTGTACACCTTCATCGAACTGCTGGCGCCCACGCTGAACCGCAAGATGGTCGAGTCGGCCATGAACGGCGCCAAAGAAACCTACGAGCTTTAA
- a CDS encoding class I SAM-dependent methyltransferase produces MITEQSAQYYAKSASVHDQVYDKPERQQDLAQLRTHVAGALRGHVVLELACGTGYWTSIIAASADSVVAVDINPEMLALAVSRGLPAGKVKFRVADAWNLPDDLGSFTAVFIGFWWSHIKREQQEKFLAHLRSKVGKDVVIVLADDAYVEGSSPTVARTDLEGNTYQILATPDGERYEIPKTYPSDSALRKKLASSVRELKIVRLEYYWMLTARLK; encoded by the coding sequence ATGATCACCGAACAATCCGCACAGTATTACGCCAAGAGCGCTTCCGTCCACGACCAGGTGTACGACAAGCCTGAACGCCAGCAAGACCTGGCCCAATTGCGCACGCACGTCGCCGGCGCGCTGCGCGGCCACGTCGTGCTGGAACTGGCCTGCGGCACCGGCTACTGGACCAGCATCATTGCCGCGAGTGCCGATTCGGTGGTGGCCGTCGACATCAATCCGGAGATGCTGGCGCTGGCCGTCTCGCGCGGGCTGCCGGCCGGCAAGGTGAAATTCCGCGTCGCCGACGCCTGGAACCTGCCCGACGACCTGGGCAGCTTCACCGCCGTGTTCATCGGCTTCTGGTGGTCGCACATCAAGCGCGAGCAGCAGGAAAAATTCCTGGCGCATCTGCGCAGCAAGGTCGGCAAGGATGTCGTGATCGTGCTGGCCGACGATGCCTATGTAGAGGGCAGCAGCCCGACCGTGGCGCGCACCGACCTGGAAGGCAACACCTACCAGATCCTGGCGACGCCGGACGGCGAGCGCTACGAGATTCCGAAGACGTACCCGTCGGACAGCGCGCTGCGCAAGAAGCTGGCGTCGTCGGTGCGCGAACTGAAGATCGTGCGGCTCGAGTATTACTGGATGCTGACCGCGCGCCTCAAGTAA
- a CDS encoding porin gives MKNTSFAAIALAAFATSATAQTSVTVYGAIDAGIAKVTDKTLAVTKRDANKLGFRGTEDLGNGLKALFQIEMRYEPDTGTVESGSRPLFQGQTRVGLQGDFGMLRIGRGVTAVQDAKDAFDPFNGISGTPGFKGDVEVAGYTSQPLDPAGSSNDRFNNAVWYNSPVMGGFALNVTAGTKEANGGAAITGLGSSAAPQYPANAEASANPFSVAGTYKLGMMAAMLGYERNAIETKLLHAGVSVNPMPELKLMATYARQDQGHTKAVNPDTKGWLVGANYTVGAGRVLFGYGQKTPDGAVKTKQASLGYEYNLSKRTFLYADVSDKKAATSVKYYGVGVHHNF, from the coding sequence GTGAAAAATACTTCTTTCGCAGCCATCGCGCTCGCAGCCTTCGCCACTTCCGCCACCGCCCAGACCAGCGTCACCGTCTACGGCGCCATTGACGCCGGCATCGCCAAAGTCACCGACAAGACCCTGGCCGTCACCAAGCGCGACGCCAACAAGCTTGGCTTCCGCGGGACCGAAGACCTGGGCAACGGCTTGAAAGCACTGTTCCAGATCGAGATGCGCTACGAGCCGGACACCGGCACCGTCGAGTCCGGCTCCCGTCCGCTGTTCCAGGGACAAACCCGGGTCGGCCTGCAGGGCGACTTCGGCATGCTGCGCATCGGCCGCGGCGTGACTGCCGTGCAGGACGCCAAGGACGCTTTCGATCCGTTCAACGGCATTTCCGGCACGCCAGGCTTCAAGGGCGACGTCGAAGTGGCGGGCTACACCAGCCAGCCGCTCGATCCGGCCGGCAGCTCGAACGACCGGTTCAACAATGCCGTGTGGTACAACAGCCCGGTCATGGGCGGCTTCGCCCTGAACGTGACGGCCGGCACCAAGGAAGCCAATGGCGGTGCGGCCATCACCGGCCTCGGCAGCTCCGCCGCGCCGCAGTACCCTGCCAACGCCGAAGCGTCGGCCAATCCGTTTTCGGTCGCCGGCACTTACAAGCTCGGCATGATGGCCGCCATGCTCGGCTATGAGCGCAACGCCATCGAAACCAAGCTGCTGCATGCGGGCGTCTCCGTAAACCCGATGCCTGAACTGAAGCTGATGGCGACCTACGCGCGCCAGGACCAGGGCCACACCAAGGCGGTCAATCCTGATACCAAGGGCTGGCTGGTCGGTGCGAACTATACGGTCGGCGCCGGCCGCGTCCTGTTCGGCTACGGCCAGAAGACTCCCGATGGCGCCGTCAAGACCAAACAGGCTTCGCTGGGCTACGAGTACAACCTGTCGAAGCGCACCTTCCTCTATGCCGACGTGTCGGACAAGAAGGCCGCAACCAGCGTCAAGTACTACGGCGTGGGCGTGCACCACAACTTCTGA
- a CDS encoding PAS domain-containing sensor histidine kinase: MNRVLKSLLSGPAMLAIGMAAGRALAPRPRIAHEHGDDIIEHASEAIISTDDSNTIIMANPSAAAMFATTIDKMLGRPLGNYLTPAPTTHDGPAAYFGDSSRVGRRATDYAVSGIRAGGETFPLEGSVSTVREDDLPIHTIILRDVTGRHQVQEKLSRSHAQLRQLSAALQTIREEERTHIARELHDDLGQLLASLRMDLALLQQHQAGNGSARLIKGMEQNLLTAITSLRRIATNLRPRSLDEGGLFFALQGLRDGFVERYGIACMLFADEAELRLDDTASTAIFRIVQEALTNIARHADAHNVTITLYRINGEVLLTVRDDGRGIAASDMEKAQSLGLVGMRERVWAMDGEITITSDEAPGTRIEIVLPLPRPAEH, from the coding sequence ATGAATCGAGTCCTGAAGTCCCTGCTTTCCGGCCCGGCCATGCTGGCCATCGGCATGGCCGCCGGCCGTGCGCTGGCGCCGCGCCCGCGCATCGCCCACGAGCATGGCGACGACATCATCGAGCACGCCAGCGAAGCGATCATTTCCACCGACGACAGCAACACCATCATCATGGCCAATCCCTCGGCCGCGGCGATGTTCGCCACCACCATCGACAAGATGCTCGGACGCCCGCTGGGCAATTACCTGACGCCGGCGCCGACCACCCACGACGGCCCGGCCGCGTATTTCGGCGACAGCAGCCGGGTCGGGCGGCGCGCCACCGATTACGCCGTCAGCGGCATCCGCGCCGGCGGCGAAACCTTCCCGCTGGAAGGCTCGGTGTCGACCGTGCGCGAGGACGATCTGCCGATCCACACCATCATCCTGCGCGACGTCACCGGCCGCCACCAGGTGCAGGAAAAGCTCTCGCGCTCGCACGCCCAGCTGCGCCAGCTGTCGGCGGCGCTGCAGACGATCCGCGAGGAAGAACGGACCCACATCGCGCGCGAACTGCACGACGACCTTGGCCAGCTGCTGGCGTCGCTGCGCATGGATCTGGCGCTGCTGCAGCAGCACCAGGCCGGCAACGGCAGTGCGCGCCTGATCAAGGGCATGGAGCAGAACCTGCTGACGGCCATCACCTCGCTGCGCCGCATCGCCACCAACCTGCGCCCGCGCTCCCTCGACGAGGGCGGCCTGTTTTTCGCGCTGCAAGGCCTGCGCGACGGTTTCGTCGAACGCTACGGCATCGCCTGCATGCTGTTCGCCGACGAAGCCGAACTGCGCCTCGACGACACCGCCAGCACGGCGATCTTCCGCATCGTGCAGGAAGCGCTGACCAACATCGCGCGCCACGCCGACGCGCACAACGTCACCATCACGCTGTACCGCATCAACGGCGAAGTACTGCTCACGGTGCGCGACGACGGCCGCGGCATCGCCGCCTCGGACATGGAAAAGGCCCAGTCGCTGGGCCTTGTGGGAATGCGCGAACGCGTCTGGGCGATGGACGGCGAGATCACGATCACCTCGGACGAGGCGCCGGGAACCCGGATCGAGATCGTCCTGCCGCTGCCCAGGCCTGCGGAGCATTAG
- a CDS encoding LytTR family DNA-binding domain-containing protein translates to MPTAIIADDERLMRDQLRMRLGQVWPELEIVGEAKNGEEAVELVKQLKPDLTFLDIRMPGTTGMEAARQIGGQSNIVFVTAYDQYAVEAFERGAVDYVLKPPEPERLQVTVDRLKERLNKPKEAVSDSVTQMLSQLAEKMAAPKPTYLQWIQASIGQDLRMIPVEDILFFRSDEKYTCVQTDKFEALIRKPVRDLAEELDPSLFWQIHRATLVNVNAIEGVTRDIRGRHLVLIKGKPDKLEVSRSFLHLFKQM, encoded by the coding sequence ATGCCAACAGCAATCATTGCCGACGACGAAAGACTGATGCGCGACCAGCTGCGCATGCGACTGGGCCAGGTATGGCCCGAACTGGAGATCGTCGGCGAGGCCAAGAACGGCGAAGAAGCGGTCGAGCTGGTCAAGCAACTGAAGCCGGACCTGACCTTCCTCGACATCCGCATGCCGGGCACGACGGGAATGGAAGCGGCGCGCCAGATCGGCGGCCAGAGCAACATCGTGTTCGTCACCGCCTACGACCAGTACGCGGTCGAAGCGTTCGAGCGCGGCGCGGTCGATTACGTGCTCAAACCGCCCGAGCCGGAGCGCCTGCAGGTGACGGTGGACCGGCTCAAGGAGCGGCTCAACAAGCCGAAGGAAGCGGTCAGCGACAGCGTCACGCAGATGCTCTCGCAGCTGGCCGAGAAGATGGCGGCGCCCAAGCCGACCTACCTGCAGTGGATCCAGGCCAGCATCGGCCAGGACCTGCGCATGATCCCGGTCGAGGACATCCTGTTCTTCCGTTCCGACGAAAAATACACCTGCGTGCAGACGGATAAATTCGAGGCACTGATCCGCAAGCCGGTGCGCGACCTGGCCGAAGAGCTCGATCCATCGCTGTTCTGGCAGATTCACCGCGCCACCTTGGTCAACGTGAATGCGATCGAAGGCGTCACGCGCGACATCCGCGGCCGCCACCTGGTGCTGATCAAGGGCAAGCCGGACAAGCTCGAAGTGAGCCGCAGTTTCCTGCACCTGTTCAAGCAGATGTAA
- a CDS encoding sensor histidine kinase: MEARRNNPQHLTAILGWLHRFFDAVATWVSQLSWWKFFLFALLALVAGKILQDELFSGGGEEVVVRNDKKLHKKEPESSILIDDSGIRFNPRPKDKRGAAVVPEPPVPGEAPAAPAVPAPPKGSAAVRAASGEEVHIALPPQIGEELSNAIEAAVDDAAEAKVSRYHKQASTWFKSFVSLLVIALFATKALMGGKKRAEAQTQSANAAVERESMQRQLSEAKMQMMQAQVEPHFLFNTLASVEYLIQTDPPRASAMQRSLIQYLRAVLPQMRDNAVVTNLGREVDMVTAYLNLLKMRMEERLTVDMQIPEQLRSAAFPPMMLQSMVENAIKHGLECKPEGGTLKIIAEVAGGKLRVIVADNGVGFGVVPSDGTGLGLPTIRERLKLLHGDAGQLHIAANSPSGVIATVEVPYQVSK; the protein is encoded by the coding sequence ATGGAAGCTCGGCGCAACAATCCGCAACACCTGACCGCCATCCTCGGATGGCTGCACCGTTTTTTCGACGCGGTCGCCACCTGGGTCAGCCAGCTGTCGTGGTGGAAGTTTTTCCTGTTCGCCCTGCTCGCCCTGGTCGCCGGCAAGATCCTGCAGGACGAACTGTTCTCCGGCGGCGGCGAGGAAGTGGTCGTGCGCAACGACAAGAAGCTGCACAAGAAGGAACCCGAGAGCAGCATCCTGATCGACGACAGCGGCATCCGCTTCAATCCCCGTCCCAAGGACAAGCGCGGCGCCGCCGTGGTGCCCGAACCGCCGGTCCCTGGCGAGGCGCCCGCCGCGCCGGCCGTGCCGGCGCCGCCGAAAGGCTCGGCGGCCGTGCGCGCGGCCAGCGGCGAGGAAGTCCACATCGCGCTGCCGCCGCAAATCGGCGAGGAGCTGTCGAACGCGATCGAGGCGGCGGTCGATGACGCCGCCGAAGCGAAGGTGTCGCGCTACCACAAGCAGGCCTCGACCTGGTTCAAGAGTTTCGTCTCGCTGCTGGTGATCGCCCTGTTCGCCACCAAGGCGCTGATGGGCGGCAAGAAACGCGCCGAAGCGCAGACCCAGAGCGCCAACGCGGCGGTCGAGCGCGAATCGATGCAGCGCCAGCTGTCCGAGGCGAAGATGCAGATGATGCAGGCGCAGGTCGAGCCGCACTTCCTGTTCAACACCCTGGCCTCGGTCGAATACCTGATCCAGACCGACCCGCCGCGCGCCTCGGCGATGCAGCGCAGCCTGATCCAGTACCTGCGCGCGGTGCTGCCGCAGATGCGCGACAACGCCGTCGTCACCAACCTCGGGCGCGAAGTGGACATGGTCACCGCTTACCTGAACCTGCTCAAGATGCGCATGGAAGAGCGCCTGACGGTCGACATGCAGATCCCCGAGCAGCTGCGCAGCGCGGCCTTCCCGCCGATGATGCTGCAGTCGATGGTGGAAAACGCGATCAAGCACGGCCTCGAATGCAAGCCGGAGGGCGGCACCCTGAAGATCATCGCCGAAGTGGCCGGCGGCAAGCTGCGCGTGATCGTGGCCGACAACGGCGTCGGCTTCGGCGTGGTGCCCAGCGACGGCACCGGCCTGGGCCTGCCGACCATCCGCGAACGCCTCAAGCTGCTGCACGGCGACGCCGGCCAGCTGCACATCGCCGCCAATTCGCCCAGCGGCGTGATCGCCACCGTCGAAGTGCCCTACCAGGTGTCGAAGTAA